From the candidate division KSB1 bacterium genome, the window ACTGAAGGGGAGAGAAAATTTGTTGAGCACTATATTCGCACCAAAGTAACTTCTGAGGCGCAAAGCGACAGCGTCAGTTACATGGGAATAGACGATGAGTTGGCGAAAAACCTAAATGAGTATCACTCAAAAAAGAACCTTAAATCTCTGGATGAAAAACACGAAAAAGTCGATGGCGCAGTTAAGGTTTTGATTAAAGAGTCTATGGCAACCTATTACTTCGAACAAATCGGCAAGAAGCTTATAGAAGTCAAAGGAATGATTCGGCAGGGTAGCGAGTTTTCGGAATTAAATATCGAGAAAATGAATTTGGCGGAATTAGTTTATGCTTACAATATCTACACCGATCAAAAAGTCAATATTGAAAAAGTTTTACCCAAAGAACTTTCCGCAGTTTACTAAGAAACTGCATTTAGCCTAAAAAAAGCCTTCGGCTGAATTTAGGGTATTAAGTGACGATTGTTTAAACAAAAATTTGCGTGAAGGCACGATAAAACCCACCAAACAAACCTAAAACACTAAAAAAATGTCGTCAAAAGGCCTATTCTTTCTTTAGTCGGGATGACGTTGTCCTAGTTTCTTATTTAACCATTTGATGATGGAGTTCTCCAATATCTCCCTTTTTCTCCATAAAAATCTCTTCAAATCGAATTTTTGATTTATAAGGTTCTTCACCAAGTTCGATTTTTAAACCATCTCCTTCCGACATGTGTTGTGAATATAGATGTAGTCCAATTCCTCCACCTTGATCCATTACACATTTGAATTCTGGTAGGTACATTCTCACTATCCCTGTTTGATTTATTCTCCAGGCAATATGCTCCGAGGCTACAGTAGCTTGCATTAATGCTAAATGGCCTTGTTTAGGACCAGGGTTACCGATACAATCTCCTACAGCGTAAATATTTTTATTCTTAGAGTCTTTGGCTAGCATGTTTTTCATGTGCACAGGTACAAAGCCGCGCTCATCTATTAAATCCGAATTTTGTAATGCGTGAATTCCGCGAAAGGGTGGAACCAACAGGCATATGTCATAGGGCATAGTTTTACCGTCTTTAAAATATAGCGTATCCTTATCAAGTTTTGTTAAATGAACATTCCGGTGTACGTTAATATTTTTTCTATTAAAATGTTCATCCAAATATTTCCAAACTTTAGGCCCCCCAGGAGGAAGAAGTTGCCCCTTATCAGTGATATAATTTAGTTTTACATTATCGCGTTTCCCTTTTTCACTCAAGAGGTGATGAAGGTCCATTATAATTTCCATTGGAGGACCATCGCAGGGTGCAGCACCAACTCCAGCAAAAAAGTTTCCACGGTCAAAATTTAAGAGGGCTTCTCTAGTTTCAAGTATTCTTGAAATATCACATACAGACAGGCCAAATTCACGCGAGCCTGGTAGAAATTCGTAAGCGTGTCGTGCTCCTGTTGCCAAAATAAGATAGTCAAATTGATAATTATTATTCTCACAGATTACCTGATTGTTGTCCTGATCTATTGATGCCATTGGATCACAGATGAATTCGATTCCCGTATTTTTGAAATTTTCAGACAAATCCATAGTGATTTTTTCAGGGTCGAGATTCTCGAAAATAACTCTTGGAAATGAGGC encodes:
- a CDS encoding FAD-dependent oxidoreductase, yielding MTKTILIIGGSFGSIKAAWTLRHLLDEKHRIIIISDKPRTTFRASFPRVIFENLDPEKITMDLSENFKNTGIEFICDPMASIDQDNNQVICENNNYQFDYLILATGARHAYEFLPGSREFGLSVCDISRILETREALLNFDRGNFFAGVGAAPCDGPPMEIIMDLHHLLSEKGKRDNVKLNYITDKGQLLPPGGPKVWKYLDEHFNRKNINVHRNVHLTKLDKDTLYFKDGKTMPYDICLLVPPFRGIHALQNSDLIDERGFVPVHMKNMLAKDSKNKNIYAVGDCIGNPGPKQGHLALMQATVASEHIAWRINQTGIVRMYLPEFKCVMDQGGGIGLHLYSQHMSEGDGLKIELGEEPYKSKIRFEEIFMEKKGDIGELHHQMVK